A single Defluviitalea saccharophila DNA region contains:
- a CDS encoding DUF2339 domain-containing protein, with product MDDKTIILERLNVIEKRLARLEHEFYNAKTIHEKPNISPNSAKTTKPVPHVPPVPPASAVPPKSHVPSAPGVPPKYHVPSASGVPPKSHVPPVSAAPTKPHVTPMTSGGSKPSVPLAPPQKMPQKPKNFKKEVQNFEMELGGKWINRIGIIALILGSAFFLKYSFENNLIGPQVRILIGVILGIAMLVFGDLQFKKYRIPAEGLMGGGIAVLCFTVYAAFSFYSFIGQNTAFILFIFIVGVCTFLAIRNDTVTIMHLGVLTGFLAPFLVSGGESNDVFFFTYLVILNLGIMTISYYKSWKSLFYVAFFASHFCFSLWFLGTFFAFNAKADSIQFFTGFIPMTIIFFEFLAVSILMNISSKNKKPYLKFDTFLIFMNAMVYYGEGYGMLSIFNDSLLGMFTIMIAIVFLGIYFGLKEYQDVNKSFLTSLLLAALLFITIAIPVQLKGRFLSLAWAVEGLMLSYLSTQAEFKKINFAYIGVVGIALISLSVDLIHIGEELHRTPFFNINSITYLLSIIALFGVLCIKREESSINLILTVVLNLLLLVFFLTDTSNIIDRLIESARNAGQFDSIDNYMYMRDLLQSLVILLYSIVLIVIGIIKNSKKIRIFSLSLFLLVIFKVFLNDLASLEGIYRILSFMALGVILIGISFIYQKYKNLILGENLGETKKDI from the coding sequence ATGGATGATAAAACCATAATCCTGGAAAGATTAAATGTTATTGAGAAGAGACTGGCCAGATTAGAACATGAATTTTACAATGCTAAGACTATTCATGAAAAGCCGAACATAAGTCCCAATTCAGCAAAAACAACAAAACCCGTACCGCATGTTCCTCCTGTACCACCTGCATCGGCAGTGCCACCTAAGTCACATGTACCATCTGCGCCGGGGGTACCACCTAAATACCATGTACCGTCTGCATCGGGGGTGCCACCTAAATCCCATGTACCACCAGTGTCAGCAGCACCGACTAAGCCGCATGTAACACCTATGACATCAGGAGGGTCTAAGCCGTCTGTGCCACTTGCACCACCCCAAAAGATGCCACAGAAGCCTAAGAACTTTAAAAAAGAAGTGCAGAACTTTGAAATGGAGCTTGGCGGAAAATGGATCAACCGGATAGGTATCATAGCGCTTATCCTTGGGAGTGCGTTTTTTCTAAAGTATTCCTTTGAAAACAATCTGATAGGACCTCAAGTAAGAATTCTTATAGGAGTGATTTTAGGGATTGCTATGCTTGTTTTCGGAGATTTGCAATTTAAGAAATATCGTATTCCTGCTGAAGGATTGATGGGTGGGGGCATTGCAGTATTATGTTTCACAGTATATGCAGCTTTTAGTTTTTACAGTTTTATTGGGCAGAACACAGCATTTATTCTATTTATTTTTATTGTTGGGGTATGTACATTTCTTGCTATCAGAAATGACACGGTCACCATTATGCATCTAGGGGTTTTGACGGGATTTCTTGCGCCCTTTTTGGTGTCTGGTGGTGAATCCAATGATGTATTTTTCTTCACATATTTAGTTATTTTAAATCTTGGGATCATGACCATATCTTATTATAAAAGTTGGAAATCCCTATTTTATGTTGCATTTTTTGCATCTCATTTTTGTTTCTCCCTATGGTTCCTCGGCACCTTTTTTGCATTTAATGCAAAGGCAGACAGCATTCAGTTCTTCACAGGGTTTATACCGATGACTATAATCTTCTTTGAGTTTTTGGCAGTGTCTATATTAATGAATATAAGTTCCAAAAATAAAAAGCCCTACCTAAAGTTTGATACCTTTTTAATATTCATGAATGCGATGGTTTATTATGGTGAAGGATACGGTATGTTGAGTATATTTAACGATAGCCTGCTTGGTATGTTTACTATTATGATTGCGATCGTATTTCTAGGCATCTACTTTGGACTTAAGGAATATCAGGATGTGAATAAGAGTTTTCTTACCTCTTTGCTTTTAGCTGCACTCCTATTCATTACTATAGCAATACCGGTACAATTAAAAGGAAGATTCTTATCTCTAGCCTGGGCAGTAGAAGGGTTAATGCTATCCTATTTATCCACTCAAGCAGAATTTAAAAAGATTAATTTTGCCTATATTGGTGTTGTTGGAATAGCACTTATTAGTTTAAGCGTTGATTTGATTCATATAGGAGAAGAATTACATAGGACACCGTTTTTTAATATTAACTCAATAACCTATCTCCTTTCGATTATTGCTCTTTTTGGTGTACTGTGTATTAAAAGAGAAGAATCCAGTATTAATTTGATTCTTACAGTAGTGCTGAATCTTCTATTATTGGTTTTTTTCCTTACAGACACCAGCAATATTATTGATCGATTAATCGAATCCGCCAGAAATGCAGGACAATTTGATAGTATTGACAACTATATGTATATGAGGGACCTTTTGCAGTCCTTGGTGATCCTGTTATATTCCATAGTGTTAATAGTTATAGGAATAATTAAAAACAGCAAAAAAATAAGAATCTTTTCTCTTTCTTTATTTCTCTTAGTGATATTTAAGGTATTCTTGAATGATTTAGCTTCATTAGAAGGTATATATAGAATACTGTCCTTTATGGCTCTTGGAGTTATATTGATTGGGATATCATTCATATATCAAAAATACAAGAATCTTATCTTAGGAGAGAATTTAGGTGAAACCAAAAAAGATATTTAG
- a CDS encoding RidA family protein yields the protein MIEKINSTKAPAAIGPYSQAMVVNGVLYTSGQIPLDPATGAVVEGGIKEQTLQVMKNIQAILEEANTTFENVFKTTCFLTDMAHFAEFNEIYAQYFTSKPARSCVAVKELPKGVLVEVEVIALSK from the coding sequence ATGATTGAAAAAATCAATTCAACAAAAGCACCTGCTGCCATTGGGCCGTATAGCCAGGCAATGGTGGTAAATGGCGTACTTTATACCTCAGGGCAAATACCCCTTGACCCTGCAACTGGAGCAGTAGTAGAAGGCGGAATTAAGGAGCAAACCCTTCAAGTGATGAAAAATATACAAGCGATATTGGAAGAAGCCAATACAACCTTTGAAAATGTATTTAAGACTACTTGTTTTTTAACGGATATGGCCCATTTTGCAGAGTTTAATGAAATTTATGCCCAATACTTTACCTCAAAACCAGCTCGCTCCTGTGTAGCGGTAAAGGAACTGCCAAAGGGAGTTTTAGTAGAGGTTGAAGTGATTGCTTTATCGAAGTAA
- a CDS encoding YdcF family protein, whose protein sequence is MIYFFRFLVLFGILNLISLYLLDSGVGMVPVWLGIIIGSFVLSINQWYQFFFSHNWIKELFLFGMIFFCIIECLIIINGFKTSIHTKSDYIIVLGARVRGRVPSLTLKNRLDKAYEYLIKHPETIAVLSGGQGPGEDISEGEAMREYLVKKGIEKERLIIEHQSTNTEENMRYSFQIIDEKKKDAKVIVVTSRFHILRSKMLAREIGKKVEGIGVNTMPYLIPTYYLREFFAVIKECGRLLVKII, encoded by the coding sequence ATGATTTATTTTTTTCGATTTTTAGTGCTGTTTGGGATTCTTAATCTTATCAGTCTTTATCTTTTGGATTCCGGTGTAGGTATGGTGCCAGTTTGGCTGGGGATTATCATAGGTTCATTTGTGTTGTCTATTAATCAATGGTACCAATTTTTCTTTTCTCACAACTGGATTAAAGAACTATTTCTATTTGGCATGATATTTTTTTGTATTATAGAATGTCTTATTATAATAAATGGTTTTAAAACAAGTATTCATACAAAGAGCGATTATATTATTGTGCTTGGGGCGAGGGTTCGAGGGAGAGTACCCTCTTTAACCTTAAAAAATCGACTGGATAAAGCCTATGAATATCTTATAAAACATCCGGAAACCATAGCTGTATTATCCGGTGGGCAAGGTCCTGGGGAAGATATTTCCGAAGGGGAAGCCATGAGAGAATATTTAGTCAAGAAAGGGATAGAAAAAGAACGCCTGATTATTGAACATCAGTCTACTAATACAGAAGAAAACATGCGTTATTCTTTTCAAATCATTGATGAGAAGAAAAAAGATGCTAAGGTGATTGTCGTAACCAGTCGCTTTCATATTCTAAGAAGTAAAATGCTTGCCCGGGAGATTGGGAAAAAGGTAGAGGGAATTGGTGTAAATACAATGCCTTACTTAATTCCAACTTACTATTTAAGAGAATTTTTTGCTGTTATAAAAGAATGTGGAAGGCTCTTAGTAAAAATCATTTAA
- the dpaL gene encoding diaminopropionate ammonia-lyase translates to MIEKYQWVSNDISQNKKIGLDLYNKEVAAKVIGFHSSFEQYSETPLVQLKELSKYLGVGDIFVKDESYRFGLNAFKVLGGSFAIGQLIANTLKKDISSLSYKTLISEEVKKEIGDLTFITATDGNHGRGIAWTAEQLKQKSIVFMPKGSSEERLNKIKSHGAMAEIKEMNYDECVREANKLAEEKGYTLVQDTAWEGYEEIPIWIMQGYLTIAYEIYEKMKALNKRPTHIFLQAGVGSFAASMCGFFSSVYPENKPTFIVVEPNKADCIFRTIKANDGQLHCVKGGMDTMMAGLACGEPNPIAMEVLRSYAEHFLSVPDEAAAHGMRVLGNPLKGDERIISGESGAVTLGVVSQVMTKEALKEIKEGLKLDENSIILCISTEGDTDFKNYRKIVWNG, encoded by the coding sequence ATGATTGAAAAATACCAATGGGTATCCAATGATATCAGCCAAAATAAAAAAATAGGTTTAGATTTATATAATAAAGAAGTTGCAGCCAAGGTTATAGGATTTCACTCGAGTTTTGAACAGTATTCAGAAACACCTCTGGTGCAATTAAAGGAGCTGTCAAAATATTTAGGGGTGGGAGATATTTTTGTAAAAGACGAATCTTATAGATTTGGTTTAAATGCATTTAAGGTATTGGGTGGTAGCTTTGCAATTGGTCAGTTAATTGCGAACACATTAAAAAAAGATATCAGCAGCCTTTCCTATAAAACATTGATATCCGAGGAAGTTAAAAAAGAAATTGGGGATTTAACTTTCATCACTGCAACAGACGGCAATCATGGCAGAGGTATTGCCTGGACAGCGGAGCAATTAAAGCAAAAGTCGATTGTTTTTATGCCAAAAGGCAGCTCAGAAGAAAGACTAAATAAGATTAAATCCCACGGGGCTATGGCAGAAATTAAGGAAATGAATTATGATGAATGTGTAAGGGAAGCTAATAAATTAGCAGAAGAAAAAGGCTATACCTTGGTTCAGGATACCGCCTGGGAAGGCTACGAAGAAATCCCGATCTGGATTATGCAGGGCTATCTAACCATAGCTTACGAGATCTATGAGAAAATGAAAGCCCTCAATAAAAGACCTACCCATATTTTCCTGCAGGCTGGTGTCGGTTCTTTTGCTGCATCCATGTGCGGTTTCTTTAGTTCAGTGTATCCAGAAAATAAACCGACCTTTATTGTGGTAGAACCTAATAAAGCGGATTGTATCTTTAGAACCATAAAAGCCAATGATGGACAGCTTCATTGTGTTAAAGGCGGAATGGATACAATGATGGCAGGTCTTGCCTGTGGGGAACCTAATCCAATCGCAATGGAAGTTCTTCGATCATACGCGGAACATTTCTTGTCCGTTCCTGATGAAGCGGCTGCCCACGGCATGAGGGTGCTAGGCAATCCCTTAAAAGGTGATGAAAGAATTATATCCGGAGAAAGTGGAGCAGTTACCCTGGGTGTTGTTTCACAAGTGATGACGAAAGAAGCCTTAAAAGAAATAAAAGAAGGCTTGAAACTGGATGAAAATTCTATTATCCTTTGTATCAGTACAGAAGGCGATACCGATTTTAAAAACTATAGAAAAATTGTATGGAATGGGTGA
- a CDS encoding carbohydrate ABC transporter permease yields MKKLKKKVLFAILLIIAFGQLFPLYWLITFSLKTNNEIFGDNVLGLPQFWLWENYTNALKDGGILRYFINSMIYTGLTVLVVGVLTSMSAYAIARMRWKLKDLVFSIFTLGIMVPTQAALLPLFQVMDKLGLKGGYLGLLIPYIAFGIPMSVMILTGFYKGIPREMEEAAYIDGCGVFRCFVTIMLPMIKPALATASIFTFLGTWNELMFANTLVDSDVYRTLPVGIMSFAGQYTTNWGLIGAGMVIATLPTILIYFLLSNQVQQSLIAGAIKG; encoded by the coding sequence ATGAAAAAGTTAAAGAAAAAAGTCCTATTTGCAATTTTACTCATCATTGCCTTTGGTCAGTTGTTTCCACTATATTGGCTCATTACTTTTTCTTTAAAAACGAATAACGAAATATTTGGGGATAATGTACTGGGCCTTCCACAGTTTTGGCTTTGGGAAAACTATACAAACGCCCTAAAGGATGGAGGAATCCTGAGGTATTTTATAAATTCCATGATCTATACCGGATTGACTGTTTTAGTTGTTGGTGTCCTTACTTCTATGTCAGCCTATGCTATTGCCAGAATGAGATGGAAACTCAAGGACCTTGTTTTTTCTATCTTTACTTTAGGGATTATGGTACCCACTCAAGCAGCCCTGCTTCCATTATTTCAAGTCATGGATAAGCTTGGCTTAAAGGGTGGCTATCTCGGACTATTAATACCCTATATTGCCTTTGGTATTCCCATGAGCGTTATGATCCTCACAGGATTTTACAAGGGGATTCCCAGGGAGATGGAAGAAGCTGCTTATATTGACGGCTGTGGAGTATTCAGATGTTTTGTTACCATTATGCTTCCAATGATTAAGCCTGCCCTGGCTACAGCTTCTATCTTTACCTTTTTAGGAACCTGGAACGAGTTGATGTTTGCCAATACTTTGGTAGACAGCGATGTTTATCGCACACTTCCTGTTGGGATTATGTCCTTTGCAGGACAGTATACGACCAATTGGGGGTTAATCGGTGCAGGAATGGTGATTGCCACTTTACCCACAATTCTTATTTATTTCTTGCTAAGTAATCAGGTGCAGCAGAGCCTAATAGCCGGGGCAATAAAAGGTTAA
- a CDS encoding sugar ABC transporter permease, producing MDRILGKKRYIAVFILPTLLIFLGFVVVPLITTGIYSLFDYDGIGKMDFLGLGNYIKLFTEDRYFPNALKNSFILAGASIFIQLPISFVLALILSRGVKGEKFFRTVYFIPVVISSMVIGQLWMRIFRSDYGLLNIIIRALGPKDFEYSWLSEPKTAFLATVVPAVWQYIGYHMLIFYAGIKSISPDYYEAAQIDGASKLMTTFKITIPLLTPVIKTCLVFSLTGSLRSFDLIYVMTGGGPNHASEVPATLMYNNLFRKSLYGYGSAQAFFIVVECLLFSLIISKLFKRAEENASVV from the coding sequence ATGGATAGAATACTTGGCAAAAAGCGGTATATAGCTGTATTTATTTTACCGACTTTATTGATTTTCTTAGGTTTTGTAGTTGTTCCATTAATTACAACAGGTATTTATAGTTTGTTCGATTATGACGGTATCGGAAAAATGGATTTTTTGGGTCTTGGCAATTATATTAAATTATTTACAGAGGATCGCTATTTTCCAAACGCTTTAAAAAATTCCTTTATTCTTGCAGGAGCATCAATTTTTATTCAACTTCCCATATCTTTTGTGCTGGCTTTGATTCTTTCCAGGGGAGTAAAGGGGGAGAAATTTTTCCGTACGGTTTATTTCATACCGGTGGTTATTTCCAGCATGGTAATCGGTCAGTTGTGGATGAGAATTTTTAGAAGTGATTACGGATTATTAAATATTATTATTCGCGCTTTAGGACCAAAGGACTTTGAATATTCATGGTTATCCGAACCAAAGACGGCTTTTCTGGCAACGGTAGTTCCGGCGGTTTGGCAGTATATCGGTTACCATATGCTTATTTTCTATGCCGGAATCAAATCAATTTCTCCGGATTACTACGAGGCAGCCCAAATTGACGGAGCTTCAAAATTAATGACTACCTTTAAAATCACAATTCCATTATTGACACCGGTCATTAAAACCTGTCTAGTGTTTTCTTTAACAGGGTCCCTTAGATCTTTTGACTTAATCTATGTTATGACCGGGGGAGGACCAAATCATGCCAGTGAGGTTCCTGCTACCTTAATGTATAATAATCTGTTTAGAAAAAGCCTTTACGGATATGGCAGTGCCCAAGCTTTCTTCATTGTCGTTGAATGTTTATTATTTAGCCTCATAATCAGCAAATTGTTTAAACGGGCAGAAGAAAATGCATCAGTAGTGTAG
- a CDS encoding ABC transporter substrate-binding protein, translating to MKLKRIMAFLLTAVMVFGLIGCGSSTTTTESTETKTETSSGTSNDQSGGEQITLNVWHQWSNDTNELKKLYEAAVAEYEAAHPNVKINTETLDTEAYKTKISAEFAGTASGIDVFYYWGAGTARKLVNADKLLPLDDYLTDEIKAKILPGSTGAFEYNGKTYSLPMFSWYMTLFCNKDLFEQAGAKIPTTYDELLDACKKLSALDGVTPLAAGAKDGWNAAFIYQALALREVGGANINAMLNGEVPFSAEGYKEAADKVVELYNAGAFGKNPLEVGNDDANSAFITGKTAMRLMGSWFANQVYTDATATIDPASVVAVKIPMISGKGNASDYCGGFIESFWVNKETKYPAEAADFAIFINEKMGKAAYETGTGFSGWVGEFDESKLNPLFVQIKDLLSEGETGVLAWDTSLDSEPATIHNEQVQTLFAAGADTEAFIEEHIAAINK from the coding sequence ATGAAATTGAAAAGAATCATGGCGTTTTTACTGACAGCAGTGATGGTATTTGGATTAATTGGCTGCGGAAGTAGCACCACAACAACGGAATCAACGGAAACAAAGACTGAAACAAGTTCAGGAACCTCCAATGATCAATCTGGAGGAGAACAAATTACTTTAAATGTATGGCATCAATGGTCCAACGATACTAACGAACTGAAAAAACTATATGAAGCAGCAGTAGCAGAATATGAAGCAGCTCATCCCAATGTAAAAATTAATACGGAAACCTTAGACACCGAAGCTTATAAGACCAAAATCTCTGCAGAGTTTGCAGGAACAGCAAGCGGTATTGATGTATTCTACTACTGGGGTGCAGGAACAGCCAGAAAGCTTGTGAATGCAGATAAATTATTGCCACTGGATGACTATTTAACAGATGAAATAAAAGCTAAAATTCTTCCAGGATCCACAGGAGCTTTCGAATATAACGGCAAGACTTATTCTCTTCCTATGTTCTCCTGGTATATGACTTTATTCTGCAATAAAGACTTATTTGAACAAGCAGGCGCTAAAATTCCAACGACCTATGATGAATTATTAGATGCATGTAAAAAATTATCTGCATTAGATGGCGTTACTCCATTGGCTGCAGGGGCAAAAGACGGTTGGAATGCAGCATTTATTTATCAGGCATTGGCATTAAGAGAAGTTGGAGGCGCTAATATTAACGCCATGTTAAACGGAGAAGTTCCTTTCTCAGCAGAAGGCTACAAAGAAGCAGCAGACAAGGTAGTAGAACTTTATAATGCAGGTGCATTTGGTAAGAATCCTCTTGAAGTTGGAAATGATGATGCAAACAGTGCATTTATCACAGGAAAAACTGCTATGAGACTTATGGGCAGCTGGTTTGCTAACCAGGTTTATACCGATGCTACAGCAACGATCGATCCAGCTAGTGTAGTAGCCGTTAAGATTCCTATGATTTCTGGAAAAGGCAATGCTTCCGATTACTGCGGTGGATTTATAGAATCCTTCTGGGTAAATAAAGAAACGAAATATCCTGCAGAAGCAGCAGATTTTGCAATATTTATAAATGAAAAAATGGGCAAAGCAGCTTATGAAACCGGTACAGGTTTTTCAGGTTGGGTTGGTGAATTTGACGAAAGCAAATTAAATCCATTATTTGTACAAATCAAAGATTTATTAAGTGAAGGGGAAACAGGAGTACTTGCTTGGGATACTTCTTTAGACAGCGAACCAGCAACCATTCATAATGAACAAGTTCAAACCTTATTTGCAGCAGGAGCAGATACCGAAGCATTCATCGAAGAACATATCGCAGCGATTAATAAATAG
- a CDS encoding methyl-accepting chemotaxis protein, which yields MNAEQTVKNKVGSYSGKMVEQIAMNIDTKLEEFERSQTLVKTNLKLMKDLRDLDSISSFDKAKIIKEIESDIVSIVISNNDIKTAHIIKNNGESFGSGFVSISTGGKTINKNEQIQHLLELINSSGGKNLWITGLYDSYEQIYLITQMDDLSTGKSIGGIVISIHSKGIRSILEKANLGSGEIFIINENNEIVSSIDEEKLGTVLEDDFLDKIYGENTSGYFTDSNYVISYAMTKNGWKIITKEPVSALMKDMEAVKQGTVLVAALCIIVAVVVGMTISFSISNPLKMIMALMSKVEQGNLVVSCPVQGKNEIGKLSNSFNKMIENIRNLIIETDTVVKRVEQDTDVIKNTSERSAAAAVQVSTAINELAEGSMKQAKKTEHTNMLMESLAKNINGIIEEIEDVRDIIEETESSRDYASSTMEHLNEKTKTALESSHTIHGEIQELSEETKEVIHVVNVIAGISEQTNLLALNAAIEAARAGESGKGFAVVADEIRKLAMGTKDATVMINKIISNIQEKTKQAVSVVEESDKIFEEQKSIVFETNNAFNKMAECMQNMIQRIEDIMKKIHDIELQKNQSVEAIVHIAAIVEEGAAAIEEITATSQEQASSAERLSVLANNLMSVVESLNSTLSRFKI from the coding sequence TTGAATGCAGAACAAACTGTTAAAAACAAAGTAGGATCTTATTCTGGGAAAATGGTTGAACAGATTGCCATGAATATTGATACTAAATTAGAAGAGTTTGAAAGAAGTCAAACACTGGTTAAAACCAATTTAAAGTTGATGAAAGATTTAAGAGATTTAGATTCGATAAGCAGCTTTGATAAAGCAAAAATTATTAAAGAAATAGAAAGTGATATTGTTTCTATAGTAATTTCGAACAATGATATTAAGACAGCTCATATCATAAAAAATAATGGAGAAAGCTTTGGTTCAGGGTTTGTCTCTATCTCAACTGGAGGAAAAACCATCAATAAAAATGAACAGATTCAACATTTATTAGAGCTTATTAACAGTTCTGGTGGAAAAAATTTGTGGATTACCGGATTATACGATTCCTATGAACAGATATATTTGATTACACAAATGGATGATCTGAGTACAGGTAAATCTATTGGCGGTATAGTTATTAGTATTCATAGTAAAGGAATTCGTTCAATACTAGAAAAAGCCAATCTAGGCAGCGGAGAGATTTTTATAATCAATGAAAATAATGAGATTGTCTCCAGTATTGATGAAGAGAAATTAGGTACTGTGTTAGAAGATGACTTCCTCGATAAGATATATGGAGAAAATACATCAGGTTACTTTACAGATTCCAATTATGTTATAAGCTACGCAATGACTAAGAATGGCTGGAAAATCATAACCAAAGAACCTGTTTCAGCGTTAATGAAAGACATGGAAGCTGTAAAACAGGGAACCGTACTGGTAGCAGCTTTATGTATTATAGTTGCTGTTGTTGTAGGGATGACGATTTCCTTTAGCATCTCTAATCCATTAAAAATGATTATGGCTTTAATGAGCAAAGTAGAACAGGGCAATCTCGTTGTAAGCTGTCCTGTTCAAGGAAAAAACGAAATAGGGAAGTTATCCAATAGCTTTAATAAGATGATAGAAAACATCAGAAATTTAATTATAGAAACAGATACTGTAGTAAAAAGAGTAGAACAGGATACGGACGTTATAAAGAACACTTCAGAACGATCAGCAGCTGCAGCAGTACAGGTTTCCACTGCAATTAATGAGCTGGCAGAAGGCTCTATGAAACAAGCCAAAAAAACTGAACATACCAATATGTTAATGGAGAGTTTAGCTAAAAATATTAACGGTATTATTGAAGAAATAGAAGATGTGAGGGACATTATTGAAGAAACGGAAAGTTCAAGGGATTATGCATCCAGTACGATGGAGCATCTTAATGAAAAAACAAAGACTGCATTGGAATCTTCCCATACCATTCATGGAGAAATTCAAGAGTTAAGTGAAGAAACAAAAGAAGTGATTCATGTTGTTAATGTCATAGCAGGAATCAGTGAGCAGACCAATCTTCTTGCATTGAATGCTGCCATAGAGGCGGCCAGGGCTGGAGAAAGTGGAAAAGGTTTTGCAGTTGTTGCAGATGAAATCCGGAAACTGGCTATGGGAACTAAGGATGCTACAGTAATGATTAACAAAATTATTTCTAATATTCAAGAAAAAACGAAGCAAGCCGTATCGGTTGTTGAAGAATCCGATAAGATATTTGAAGAACAAAAATCCATTGTTTTTGAAACAAATAATGCTTTTAATAAAATGGCAGAATGTATGCAGAATATGATTCAGCGGATTGAAGATATAATGAAGAAGATCCATGATATTGAATTACAGAAAAATCAATCGGTGGAGGCTATTGTCCATATTGCAGCCATAGTAGAGGAAGGTGCGGCAGCCATTGAAGAAATTACTGCAACCAGCCAGGAACAAGCAAGCTCCGCAGAGCGATTATCCGTATTGGCAAACAATCTTATGTCAGTTGTGGAAAGTTTAAATAGTACTTTATCTCGATTCAAGATTTAG